The following is a genomic window from Patagioenas fasciata isolate bPatFas1 chromosome 1, bPatFas1.hap1, whole genome shotgun sequence.
ATTGTTTCTTCTTCAAGGGTAAGAGGGGCTTTCTTGCTAGCATGGTTTTATTTTCAAGTTTTCCTTGCTTCTTGGTTGAAAGTGAAAGACAGTTCTCAAATCTCTGATGTGTATTTGTCTCTTCAGCTGtagagttttcattttctgtatcatGATTTGGGGACAGCATTTGGTTCTTAAAATCATATGCAATTTTCTTTTCTACCATCATATCATTCCCATGGTTTGTCAGCTCATCTGAAGAGGGTGGTGGATGCTTCTCCCAGCCATGGCTGGCATGCTCATCTCCCAGATCACCAGCTGCTTGTCTCACCAGATCGGGAGATGGAAGAGCTGGGGGATTTCGAAGTGTGTGATGGATTCTCTGTCCTGCAATCCCACTCATTGGTGTTGGTAAAGGGGTTGATGAGGGCAGCTGTGGTGCCTCAGAGTCAGGCCATGGCATCTCATCTGCTGTGGCCTCTTCACGCTCAATGAAAGATTTGGATTGATTGTGACAGGTCTCCAGGTCAGTCAAGGTACTCCTGCTCAGGGCTCCATTATTTGCATGATTCATCATTTCATTTGATGAAGATAATTTGACCTTCCCAAAATCTTCTTCTGCAATGTAGAAGCTGTGCTTCACAAGGTCACCTGGCAAAGGGCTTTGTGTCTTTTCCAAATGAGAAGAGATGTGCTCTTCGTCTGCAGCACCAGGCTTCTGCTCCTGTCTCTCATTTGAGGACAGTGTGGATTTAGCTGGATTTACATCTGGATTTGAAATGTCAGCACTGGAATGACCAAAGTTATTTTGTGGGCTGGGCATTTGAGGAGGCTGTGGCTGCTTGGCTTTTGATTCATTTTGCATTTGGCTGGTGGGAACGTTATTATCCTCTTCTTTTTTATCTACGACATCACTATCAGTTTTGCTAGACATAGAGGATATTTTGTCTTCACTGTGATATTTCGctctttctttgccttcctcAGAACATCTGCCTCTTAAACCTGGTGCCTCTTTTTGGACTATGGGTGGCCTTGTGCCGGAAGCTGGTGTTACGAGAGTTATCTGTCTGTCCTCCATGGGAGGCTCAATTTCACAAGATACTTGCACTCCTGAAGAGTGAGATGGCAGAATGTCTTCCAGTGCTTTCAGGTCTGGAAAACACTTCTGACCTTCAAAGAAATGATCCTTTTCTGGCTGCATGAGCTCTGTGTCAGTTTCCTCTGAACTGTATACATACATAGTTATTTTAGGAATCTCACTTGTTCTAGTGTCCTGAGGACTTTTTTCACAGGATCCTCCAGCTGTGCTAGAGTAAGGTGAGTTAGAAGGTGGAGTGTCTTCCTTAACATGCTGTACAGCATTGGGAATCCCAAACAGTGAAGGCGTATCAGGCCGAGTCGACACATTATTCCTGTTGCAGTCTAGACTAGGTTCAGACAAGGCAGGAATACAGTCCGCAAGATCTTTGTTTTTACAGGTAGTAGAAGAACTATCTAGATTAGTCTTGAAGTTGGGTCCTTGTTTTGTGGAATCTGTTTTAGCCTCAGCATGATCCTTTGCATCAGACATGGCCTTGGGTGTTACCGGTAACTCTTCTTTGTCCTCCCTGTCCTGTACTGCATTTCCTGGTGTTTCGTTTTCCCCATGTTCTCTGTCAGCCCCCCACTTTTCCTTCAGTGGTGTATTGTGACCGAAAGGCTGCTTCGCAGCATTATTTTTTGCCCAGCTCCAAGGATGGTTAATTTTGGTAGCAACACTGAGTCTGGGTACTGGGACTGTGGAACACACTAAATATTGGGACTCTGGAGTGTTTATACCCGTGGCTGTCATTGCTGCTGTGCGTAACACTCTGACCTCTGTCTTGCGAATAGTTTTTCTGCTTGGGAAGTTTTTAGTCTTTTTCTCACCTTTGCGCAAGAGCGATGCTTTCACCTCTGCGGCTGAGCAGAGAGCACTTTGTTCAAACTGCTCCTTCAGTTTGGACAGGACTGAACTCCTGTTGACTATTTTTGGCAAACCACTGTTTggccctttctttgtccagctgggAGCCTTCTCCTTGGCTTCCTTTTCTTCAGCAGCTAAAAATTTCTTCAGAATGTTCTTCACTGTATTTTTCCCACTCGTGTTGCTCCACTTGGCTCTTTCACCGAGCGCTATGTCTGCATCCTCCTCTGCTGCTTTTCCATCCCCTTTCCTGTCCCTGCTTCTGTCCAGCTTGTTACCAGCCCTgctcacccacagcttctctttaATGACCAGTTTGCCgacttctcttctttttttggtGTATGGCTCCCGATTGCTGTTTAGAAATCTGGACCGCAAGAGCTGAAATCTGGTCGGATGCTGGCCCCTGTTTGGATCTGGACATGGCTGATTAGAACTCACCTTATTTTCTTTACCTTCTGCCCAttttgtcctcttcctcctgagcTGCGGATCGCCAGCTGCAAGCTCAGTGACGTACTGCAGCAGGCTGCTGAGAACAGCAAAGGCCCCTTGCTCTGTTGCCATCCTATTGAGCTTCTTCTTCAGCACCAAAGGGTCTACCAGCATCTTATCATCTCCAGAAAAGCGTGTGCTTTTGGTGCTGCACAAGAGAAAACACGAATGTTCTTTTCAAGTCATCAACATTGCTGCTACTTCCTTATTTTGCCTTAATGGCATGCTGCTGcacataaaatggaaaaaaaatattttcatttagaacTTCTTAAGAGATTTGCAGTTAGTGGCTTGTTAAAAAGCGTGCAAAGTGCTTTACAAGCTTCGTGAGACATGGTGCAGCAGGAGCGTGCAGGGCCTCACATCATCCCACATGGCACTCTCAGCTCTTTCTTCTGTGGTTTTGGCCAGTGGAAGCACTTAGGGGAGCAAGCAATGCTAGTTGGGCTGGTCACGTCTCCTCTATGACACTCCTTACTCATTTAGTATTACTGTATCCTAATATGTGGGCAACATCGAAGGTGTTTTCCTCTCCTGCTAGGTAAAGTGTAggcaaagaaaaatataatgaaaatgcaCTTAGCAGGTAAACATGGTTCTGCCTCTGTATTACAAAACCAGACTCAAACCATCAAAACAAAATATCAAGGCTGAGGAGCACAAATATGCCACTGAGAGTCTTTGCTGTTGGTACAGGTTAGAAGTCAGTAGATACCtctccagaattaaaaaaaaaaacccataaaacaaaaaacaagaaaaacccaaacccacaggaTTTGCACAATTTGTTTTTTGACAGCAAATCAAATCCTGTATCAGGACTATGGTCTTATATCTCCTTTGTGAAGCATAGCAACATCATAACAACCCTGACAATACCCCTTGAATACAACCCACTTTATAATCCGGAGCAAGAAGGCTGGTATGTTGGATCTAGGCTTGAGTTTGAAGAATCAGACCCTTGGACAGCTGAGGATTTAGACAATGCTTTAATTGGTGTGGATCGGTTACtaaataaaatactgaactcagcaCAAAAGCTGGAGTGTGAAGTCAATAACAATAGATGGGGCGAGGAGAGAAAAAACTAAGAGGTGTCAGCTTTCTGACACCACAAAAAGCTGGAAAGTTACTTCACCATGCAGTGAAATAGCTTCATGCACAGAATGCAGCCTGCATACTGGGAAGGGATTAATTTTTATGAGCAGAAGTGGCAAAAGAAATTCTTTAAATTAAGCCCACATATAGAAGATGAAGAAAGACTGCAAAGAGGCTCATCTTTCAGGGAGTATAAGCCTCGAAAGGCCCAGCTATACCCCAGAAGCTGGTACCTCATGGACTCCAAAAGAAACTGAACCGGGCCCCCCACTCCAAGATTATGGAGGCTGTTTGCAAAGCGGGGGGCTGGTCCTTGTCCAGTCGGGTCATGACATTTGGATTCCACTTGGCTGCATTTCAAGTACACATATTGAAAATTACATCCCTCTCAAGTGGGATGAAGTTGCCATCTTGAATGGAAGAAGGTCTATTTATAATGACTTTGTAGATATTTATAAAggccaataaaagaaaaaagcatgacAACTGGCACATGTCTAATGTGACAAACAATACTttgtaggttttgatttggaacAACCACATTTCAGCATAGCACAGGTGCAGGCTCCCATGTGCACAATGTAGTAACATCTACCCTTTCCCTTACTTGATTTGATCACAGCCAAGGAAGCAAGACTCCCATCTTACACCAAGATCCTAGTTTTTCATGACTGTGGAAATTTTCAGAATAAAGAAAAGAACAGAGCTCAGGGTGTAATTGAGGCTAAAAATATCCTGGTTCATTCTCTCTCCTGCAGCTGGTCTACTGTTATTTTGACTGAAGCCTTGCCATGGCAGAAGACCACTCCTCTCCTCCCTAAGAAGTGGCTGGTATATTCAGAAACACACGTGGGGCCATCAACCAGTCTGATTTAGGGTCATCTCTGATCTCTCAAAACAGCAGTGGGACCAGATACCCTGCTTACCTCTCCCTTCCAGACTACTTTGGATACAATAAATGGCCATAGTAAAATATGGACTAGTCCTGCTTTCAGTGAAGTCAACATAGCCGAACTACTATTGATTGTGAATGGAAGGAGATCAGACACTCTCTGCAAGGAATATTCACAGTAATTAATCACTTATGTTCTATAAAATTTGAACAgctttattaaaatatattactaGTGAGCTCTGTTTAgagttttccttttatgctgttgGCAAAATGTATGCCAGAGTGTTCTTTTAGGATGCTGTTTGAAAGGTAGCATTTGTAGGAATACTGCGTTGTCTTAAGTGCAAAGACATGTTGCATGGGTTGagtatttgttctgttttggttggggttttttttgtgacctCTCAATGAAATATAGTCACCTCTATATCACCTACGGATAGTCAACTCTAGTCCCATCTGTGGTTGAGAGGAACTGGGAAGGTACCCCCAGATACAGGGAAACTCCACACCAGAAGTCGCTTCTCAGTGGTGTGAGTTACGCCAGATGACAAGGCAGATGCTTGGGCTCATCCCTGGTGCTGTGAAATGACCCAGTATGGACTTCAGTCTCCTCACCCATTTCCTCCCCCGGAGATGCTGGTTTTCACCGTTTTTAATGTGTGTGGTGCTACCTCGGTGTGCTTCTGGTTTCTGGGAGTGCTAATGCATTGTTTTCAGTGTCTGTAGGATAGACTGCCTGGACCTCCAGAGGAGCCAAGGCCACCTTCAAACATTTCCTCTCTTGGCCCACGAATAATTAAGATGCATAAGACAGGCAGTTTAGTTTTTTATTTATACGTTCTTTGGTGACACTTATCATGGCAGAATCCGAGTGGCAACAGCCTGATATGCTAACGGGTGATGGTGCAACCCTATCCTGCTGGCTGGCCTGTCCCAGGGAAACCTCAACAGCAGATATCAGTGTGTCATGGAATGGAGGAGAACTGATGTGCTgtggcagagggagaagagaccatgttctcccccagccctgcctgcaccctcctgcaCCAACATGCTCCTGCCTTTCCATTCTGTTAGGGCTCTGGAGGTTGCTGAGTAGCAGGAGGTGGTGGCGTTCCATGGCGTTTGCTAAAATCATATGACTGAAGGGATTTCTGGTTTACTGTCTCTGGTGTGGAGAAGACAAGGTCCTGTCTCTTGACCCTGAATTACATGTTAAATATCCAACCATCGTCTTGCACAGCTTGGCAACCCGAAGGACTAGCTGTTGTGTGGGCAGTGCTCAGGACAGGccaggggcaggaggaggcagcacAACAGACACTTCatcaaaagacaggaaaaaaattgaaaaacactGTCTAACTTGCAGAAGCTGCCAGA
Proteins encoded in this region:
- the LOC139827798 gene encoding uncharacterized protein, which codes for MLVDPLVLKKKLNRMATEQGAFAVLSSLLQYVTELAAGDPQLRRKRTKWAEGKENKVSSNQPCPDPNRGQHPTRFQLLRSRFLNSNREPYTKKRREVGKLVIKEKLWVSRAGNKLDRSRDRKGDGKAAEEDADIALGERAKWSNTSGKNTVKNILKKFLAAEEKEAKEKAPSWTKKGPNSGLPKIVNRSSVLSKLKEQFEQSALCSAAEVKASLLRKGEKKTKNFPSRKTIRKTEVRVLRTAAMTATGINTPESQYLVCSTVPVPRLSVATKINHPWSWAKNNAAKQPFGHNTPLKEKWGADREHGENETPGNAVQDREDKEELPVTPKAMSDAKDHAEAKTDSTKQGPNFKTNLDSSSTTCKNKDLADCIPALSEPSLDCNRNNVSTRPDTPSLFGIPNAVQHVKEDTPPSNSPYSSTAGGSCEKSPQDTRTSEIPKITMYVYSSEETDTELMQPEKDHFFEGQKCFPDLKALEDILPSHSSGVQVSCEIEPPMEDRQITLVTPASGTRPPIVQKEAPGLRGRCSEEGKERAKYHSEDKISSMSSKTDSDVVDKKEEDNNVPTSQMQNESKAKQPQPPQMPSPQNNFGHSSADISNPDVNPAKSTLSSNERQEQKPGAADEEHISSHLEKTQSPLPGDLVKHSFYIAEEDFGKVKLSSSNEMMNHANNGALSRSTLTDLETCHNQSKSFIEREEATADEMPWPDSEAPQLPSSTPLPTPMSGIAGQRIHHTLRNPPALPSPDLVRQAAGDLGDEHASHGWEKHPPPSSDELTNHGNDMMVEKKIAYDFKNQMLSPNHDTENENSTAEETNTHQRFENCLSLSTKKQGKLENKTMLARKPLLPLKKKQSSASDHTMKQGSDMLAENSFPSSVELVSDQNNHEKGTNKVSKHTKDTLLSSDDDMKHESNRREAEEREESNVLHKSEEEQISIPSDTVDHDNNSSNEKNAHRPQTSQLPSSEHDTNVQGVENTGQSLKHLTPSRDFVKHEHDMTVDENMCCNNGKHHLSSSNEPMKCANDSAGAKNIRSNSKNYSVPPRNTSKQDNKTNKEVNIPHNFKKEPVKHEKNCEEECNNLRDPKNQTPLPNPLMKRDKKSNSLETQKHKSLDDFVEPETKSAEKKTKRTSEKLQVPSSNKVLKPQGRSSSGERKQNTPAAEDNRSPETKAVEYDKEQQHSGKYQLSPSKKSAKHEENTPRGEKQQVRCEDIMMPHMNVAKEKNKLPGFRKYRSVSSETLVKPQGKDTPEPKQQKSASAGFKKTGTNTVKEKGGHPDSEKSPSSKEVVKSQEKNASGDRKQKIPGAEDIRSPEAKAVTEVNKHEYFGKYQLRSSSKSAKSDKNTLGGEKQQTVSESFTKPDASAIKDKNKDPGSGMCQSPPSNLLVKPQEKNTTDKKRQSSPQPPDEKTTFKTGSPEKKSGPERREKKQPCSSARSEKHGNGGSGKEGPVGDFKSYQAPLPSGGINRKSNIVPKDNNTENSPKSSSFHTASKDEENPGGNRKKQPGFKKYQVLSSKSLVRHGKDIAEREGSWQAADKPNDTKAELEDCSKAATFSKYTVESYSESPLDSSFKPLIIRVTDTFKHHS